A genomic region of Streptomyces sp. NBC_00247 contains the following coding sequences:
- a CDS encoding SCO7613 C-terminal domain-containing membrane protein, whose protein sequence is MEHVPPPDRELALLDSELARLDARRAQLLHRRAWLVEVLRAQARTGFARADTAFAPPPPAFGPHVPPRAPSGHGAQNVLLALGGLLLAVAAIAFTLFSWGAMGIGGRSAVLATVTAAALAVPLVLRRRGLRATAEALGAFGLVLTLLDAYALHAVALPGTDGTAFAAVASAALATLWAVYGLTPGRPVLPLPAAVVAGQLPLVLACSATGAPALTFGWALLVTAVLDGVVSVRAARSGRTGVRITALVCLAATGSGALLAALALSLAAGGPAGALAPGALLVVAGAAALLAARWAPAGLATACGLVGGLAGVAGAGGVVRSALPQEWAVVAYLLAGIALLTVVRILSVRTAAGRGVAASVAVVVAGSLLWAAPWVAVALAAPLSAGTRVWQGAPEGLRAALGGPADWPWTLAAPVVLAVVAALGAAARRWAVELAGGGDTEGPAGARAAGVWWRGVAPVAVPALTGGALLVTAAVADVPYAAGAVLETLLVAGALELRVRSSRRSARSAAGSAALGCALAGAVSVTALSLASQVATYAVVAALTVLFAATAIRLPDRPARSVAASAAVLGGIGLTVAAVGSLGLSAPRGAPLLLVGPAVTVLLGGVLRRRPVAVPVELTGAFGALVAVGLAVTDPASLALVLGLSGVLAAGAAVRPERRKAAGALAPALFVLATWVRLAASEVTAPEAYTLPMTVPALVVGVLRRRRDPAASSWTAYGPGLAVTLVPSLVAAWGDPGWTRPLLLGLAALAVTLAGARGRLRAPLFLGGSVLALLGLHELAPYVVQVVGALPRWLVPAGAGALLLAVGATYEKRLRDARRVREALGRMR, encoded by the coding sequence ATGGAACATGTCCCGCCGCCCGACAGGGAATTGGCGCTCCTCGACTCCGAACTGGCCCGTCTGGACGCCCGCCGGGCGCAGTTGCTCCACCGCCGCGCCTGGCTGGTGGAGGTCCTGCGCGCCCAGGCCCGCACCGGTTTCGCGCGCGCGGACACCGCCTTCGCTCCCCCGCCGCCGGCGTTCGGCCCGCACGTCCCGCCCCGGGCGCCGTCCGGACACGGCGCGCAGAACGTCCTCCTCGCCCTCGGCGGGCTGCTTCTCGCGGTCGCCGCCATCGCCTTCACGCTGTTCAGCTGGGGCGCGATGGGCATCGGCGGCCGTTCGGCGGTGCTGGCCACCGTGACGGCGGCCGCCCTCGCCGTCCCCCTCGTGCTGCGGCGGCGCGGACTGCGGGCCACGGCCGAGGCACTGGGCGCCTTCGGACTCGTCCTGACCCTCCTCGACGCCTACGCCCTCCACGCGGTGGCTCTCCCCGGCACCGACGGCACGGCCTTCGCCGCCGTGGCCTCGGCCGCCCTGGCCACGCTCTGGGCGGTCTACGGCCTGACGCCCGGCCGGCCGGTCCTGCCGCTCCCGGCGGCGGTGGTGGCGGGGCAGCTGCCGTTGGTCCTCGCCTGTTCGGCCACCGGCGCCCCGGCCCTCACCTTCGGCTGGGCGCTGCTGGTCACGGCGGTGCTGGACGGGGTGGTCTCGGTCCGGGCGGCCCGGTCGGGCCGGACCGGGGTGCGGATCACCGCCCTGGTCTGCCTGGCGGCAACCGGCTCGGGCGCGCTGCTGGCGGCCCTGGCGCTCTCGTTGGCGGCCGGCGGCCCGGCCGGAGCGCTCGCCCCGGGGGCGCTGCTGGTGGTCGCGGGGGCCGCCGCGCTGCTCGCCGCACGGTGGGCGCCGGCCGGGCTCGCGACGGCCTGCGGACTCGTCGGCGGGCTCGCCGGGGTGGCGGGCGCCGGCGGGGTGGTGCGGTCCGCGCTGCCGCAGGAGTGGGCCGTGGTGGCGTACCTGCTCGCGGGGATCGCGCTCCTGACGGTGGTGCGGATCCTGTCGGTCCGCACGGCGGCCGGACGAGGGGTGGCCGCGTCGGTGGCGGTCGTGGTCGCGGGGTCGCTGCTCTGGGCGGCGCCCTGGGTGGCCGTGGCCCTGGCCGCTCCGCTGTCGGCGGGTACGCGGGTGTGGCAGGGCGCTCCGGAGGGCTTGCGGGCCGCGCTCGGCGGGCCGGCCGACTGGCCGTGGACGCTGGCCGCGCCGGTGGTCCTGGCGGTGGTGGCCGCGCTGGGAGCGGCGGCCCGCCGGTGGGCGGTGGAGCTCGCCGGGGGCGGGGACACGGAGGGCCCGGCCGGTGCGCGGGCGGCGGGGGTCTGGTGGCGCGGCGTGGCCCCGGTGGCCGTGCCTGCGCTGACGGGCGGCGCGCTGCTGGTCACGGCGGCGGTCGCGGACGTCCCGTACGCGGCCGGAGCGGTCCTGGAGACCCTGCTGGTCGCCGGTGCGCTGGAGCTGCGGGTGCGCTCCTCGCGGCGATCGGCCCGGTCGGCCGCCGGTTCCGCCGCGCTGGGCTGCGCGCTGGCGGGGGCGGTGAGCGTGACAGCGCTGTCGCTGGCTTCCCAGGTGGCGACGTACGCCGTGGTCGCGGCGCTCACCGTGCTGTTCGCCGCGACGGCGATCAGGCTGCCGGACCGCCCGGCGCGCTCGGTGGCCGCCTCCGCCGCCGTCCTGGGCGGGATCGGGCTGACCGTCGCGGCGGTCGGGTCACTGGGACTCTCCGCCCCGCGCGGGGCGCCGTTGCTGCTGGTCGGCCCGGCGGTCACGGTGCTGCTCGGCGGGGTGCTCCGGCGCCGTCCGGTGGCGGTGCCGGTGGAGCTGACCGGGGCCTTCGGCGCGCTGGTGGCGGTGGGCCTGGCGGTCACGGATCCCGCGTCGCTCGCCCTGGTGCTGGGGCTGTCCGGGGTGCTGGCGGCCGGTGCGGCGGTGCGGCCGGAGCGCCGGAAGGCGGCGGGCGCGCTCGCGCCGGCGCTGTTCGTGCTGGCGACCTGGGTACGGCTGGCGGCCTCGGAGGTGACCGCCCCCGAGGCGTACACCCTGCCGATGACGGTGCCGGCCCTGGTGGTCGGGGTGCTGCGGCGGCGCCGCGACCCCGCGGCCTCCTCCTGGACGGCGTACGGGCCGGGGCTCGCGGTCACGCTGGTGCCGAGCCTGGTGGCGGCCTGGGGAGACCCGGGGTGGACGCGTCCGCTGCTGCTGGGGCTCGCGGCCCTCGCGGTCACGCTGGCCGGGGCCCGGGGGCGGCTGCGGGCTCCGCTGTTCCTCGGCGGCTCGGTGCTGGCCCTGCTCGGCCTGCACGAACTCGCCCCGTACGTGGTGCAGGTGGTGGGGGCCCTGCCGAGGTGGCTGGTGCCTGCGGGGGCCGGGGCGCTCCTGCTCGCGGTGGGTGCGACGTACGAGAAGCGGCTGCGGGACGCCCGGCGGGTACGGGAGGCGCTGGGCCGGATGAGGTGA
- a CDS encoding SRPBCC family protein: protein MNPNHYRFTSSWNLSAPPAAVLAVLEKGEEYPLWWPQVREVVQVDATTGRARFRSVLPYDLVVSVHRARRDPAAGALEVSMTGDLEGWARWTVTGRGDGSHVRYEQEVEVRKRLMRLLAPVARPVFRANHALMMRAARRGLIARLGAI from the coding sequence ATGAATCCGAACCACTACCGGTTCACGAGCTCGTGGAACCTCTCCGCGCCGCCCGCCGCCGTCCTCGCGGTGCTGGAGAAGGGCGAGGAGTACCCGCTCTGGTGGCCGCAGGTCCGCGAGGTGGTCCAGGTGGACGCGACCACGGGACGGGCGCGCTTCCGTTCCGTCCTGCCGTACGACCTGGTCGTCTCCGTGCACCGGGCGCGCCGCGATCCGGCGGCCGGGGCCCTCGAAGTGTCCATGACCGGCGATCTGGAGGGCTGGGCCCGCTGGACCGTCACCGGGAGGGGCGACGGCAGCCACGTGCGGTACGAGCAGGAAGTCGAGGTCCGCAAGCGGCTGATGCGGCTGCTGGCGCCGGTCGCCCGGCCGGTCTTCCGGGCGAACCACGCTCTGATGATGCGCGCCGCACGGCGCGGGCTCATCGCCCGGCTCGGCGCCATTTGA
- a CDS encoding 3'-5' exonuclease, whose amino-acid sequence MMHWFEGPLAAFDTETTGVDVEEDRIVSAALVVQDTAGGRARVTRWLINPGIPVPPEATGIHGLTDDHLQRNGRWPAPVVEEIARSLAEQCATGRPLVVMNAPFDLTLLDRELKRHRASSLAGYLEHVPLCVIDPRVLDKHLDRYRKGRRTLTDLCELYGVVLDGAHDAAADAAASMELVRAVGRRFTARLERLSPSELHTLQVAWHAAQARGLEAWFARSGTPEPVDPAWPLRPRPEVAAAA is encoded by the coding sequence ATGATGCACTGGTTCGAGGGGCCGCTGGCCGCGTTCGACACGGAGACGACGGGGGTCGACGTCGAGGAGGACCGGATCGTCTCGGCCGCCCTGGTCGTCCAGGACACCGCCGGCGGGCGGGCCCGGGTGACCCGCTGGCTGATCAATCCGGGGATTCCGGTGCCGCCGGAGGCGACGGGAATCCATGGCCTCACCGACGACCACCTCCAGCGCAACGGCCGGTGGCCCGCTCCGGTGGTGGAGGAGATAGCACGGTCGCTCGCGGAGCAGTGCGCGACCGGCCGCCCGCTGGTCGTCATGAACGCGCCCTTCGACCTGACCCTGCTGGACCGCGAGTTGAAGCGGCACCGGGCGTCCTCGCTCGCGGGTTACCTGGAGCACGTACCCCTGTGCGTGATCGACCCCCGGGTGCTCGACAAGCACCTGGACCGCTACCGCAAGGGCCGCCGTACCCTGACCGACCTCTGCGAGCTGTACGGGGTGGTGCTGGACGGTGCCCACGACGCGGCGGCGGACGCGGCCGCCTCGATGGAGCTGGTACGCGCCGTGGGCAGGCGGTTCACCGCGCGGCTGGAGCGGCTGAGCCCGTCGGAGCTGCACACGCTCCAGGTGGCCTGGCACGCGGCGCAGGCCCGTGGGCTGGAGGCCTGGTTCGCCCGGAGCGGCACTCCCGAGCCGGTCGATCCCGCGTGGCCGCTGCGTCCGCGCCCGGAGGTGGCCGCCGCCGCGTGA
- a CDS encoding DUF4365 domain-containing protein, whose amino-acid sequence MALAQPDPGSTARAADRGEGLPARRTAPLRGTLATTACMETLQVGYLHAVAAAAGCSLSQPFPDNGVDWHLSHGAPAHTVDDEVTVKVQLKSTYQLPPHPRGGTFPFTLDNAHLVKLARTPVSVHRILVVMIVPRAQDDWLRAGHDRLDLRHCCYWINLAGHPVTGRLRTTVRIPTSRIFDDRALCEIMARVGAGGRP is encoded by the coding sequence ATGGCGCTCGCGCAGCCCGACCCGGGGAGCACCGCACGCGCCGCGGACCGCGGAGAAGGTCTGCCGGCCCGGCGGACCGCGCCCCTGCGGGGCACCCTCGCCACCACCGCCTGCATGGAGACCCTCCAGGTGGGGTATCTCCACGCCGTGGCGGCCGCGGCCGGCTGTTCCCTCTCCCAGCCGTTTCCCGACAACGGCGTCGACTGGCACCTCAGCCACGGCGCACCGGCCCACACCGTCGACGACGAAGTGACCGTCAAGGTGCAGCTCAAGTCCACCTACCAGCTCCCGCCGCACCCCCGGGGCGGGACGTTCCCCTTCACCCTCGACAACGCCCACCTCGTGAAACTCGCCCGGACACCCGTGTCCGTGCACCGGATCCTGGTCGTGATGATCGTGCCGCGCGCCCAGGACGACTGGCTGCGGGCCGGACACGACCGGCTCGACCTGCGGCACTGCTGCTACTGGATCAACCTGGCCGGCCACCCGGTGACCGGCCGGCTCAGGACAACCGTGCGCATCCCGACCTCCCGGATCTTCGACGACCGGGCGCTCTGCGAGATCATGGCCCGGGTCGGGGCGGGAGGGAGACCCTGA
- the thrS gene encoding threonine--tRNA ligase has protein sequence MSDVRVIIHRDSEREEHVVTTGTTAAELFPGQRSVVAARVDGELRDLAHVLTDGATVQPVEISSEDGLNILRHSTAHVMAQAVQELFPEAKLGIGPPVKDGFYYDFDVEKPFTPEDLKAIEKKMQEIQKRGQRFSRRVVTDEAAREELAAEPYKLELIGIKGSASSDDGADVEVGGGELTIYDNLDAKTGDLCWKDLCRGPHLPTTRFIPAFKLMRNAAAYWRGSEKNPMLQRIYGTAWPTKEELKAHLEFLEEAAKRDHRKLGNELDLFSFPDEIGPGLAVFHPKGGVIRRAMEDYSRRRHEEEGYEFVYSPHATKGKLFEKSGHLDWYADGMYPPMQLDDGVDYYLKPMNCPMHNLIFDARGRSYRELPLRLFEFGTVYRYEKSGVVHGLTRSRGFTQDDAHIYCTKEQMAEELDRTLTFVLNLLRDYGLNDFYLELSTKDPEKFVGSDEIWEEATETLRQVAEKQGLPLVPDPGGAAFYGPKISVQCKDAIGRTWQMSTVQLDFNLPERFELEYTGPEGTKQRPVMIHRALFGSIERFFAVLLEHYAGAFPVWLAPVQAVGIPIGDAHIPYLQEFAATARKQGLRVDVDASSDRMQKKIRNQQKAKVPFMIIAGDEDMANGAVSFRYRDGSQENGIPVDEAIAKIAKAVEDRVQV, from the coding sequence GTGTCAGACGTCCGTGTGATCATCCATCGCGATTCCGAGCGGGAAGAGCACGTGGTGACGACGGGCACGACGGCCGCCGAGCTCTTCCCCGGTCAGCGCTCGGTCGTGGCCGCCCGCGTCGACGGCGAGCTGCGCGACCTCGCGCACGTCCTCACGGACGGTGCGACCGTCCAGCCCGTGGAGATCTCCTCCGAGGACGGCCTCAACATCCTGCGCCACTCCACCGCGCACGTGATGGCCCAGGCCGTCCAGGAGCTCTTCCCCGAGGCCAAGCTCGGCATCGGCCCGCCGGTCAAGGACGGCTTCTACTACGACTTCGACGTCGAGAAGCCGTTCACGCCCGAGGATCTCAAGGCCATCGAGAAGAAGATGCAGGAGATCCAGAAGCGTGGCCAGCGGTTCTCCCGCCGTGTCGTCACCGACGAGGCGGCCCGCGAGGAGCTGGCCGCCGAGCCGTACAAGCTGGAGCTCATCGGCATCAAGGGCTCGGCCTCGTCCGACGACGGCGCCGACGTCGAGGTGGGCGGCGGCGAGCTGACCATCTACGACAACCTGGACGCCAAGACCGGCGACCTGTGCTGGAAGGACCTCTGCCGCGGTCCGCACCTGCCGACCACCCGGTTCATCCCGGCCTTCAAGCTGATGCGCAACGCCGCCGCGTACTGGCGCGGCAGCGAGAAGAACCCGATGCTCCAGCGCATCTACGGCACCGCGTGGCCCACCAAGGAAGAGCTCAAGGCGCACCTGGAGTTCCTGGAGGAGGCCGCCAAGCGCGACCACCGCAAGCTCGGCAACGAGCTCGACCTCTTCTCCTTCCCCGACGAGATCGGCCCCGGCCTCGCCGTCTTCCACCCCAAGGGCGGCGTCATCCGCCGGGCCATGGAGGACTACTCGCGGCGCCGCCACGAGGAGGAGGGCTACGAGTTCGTCTACAGCCCGCACGCCACCAAGGGCAAGCTCTTCGAGAAGTCCGGCCACCTGGACTGGTACGCCGACGGCATGTACCCCCCCATGCAGCTCGACGACGGGGTGGACTACTACCTCAAGCCGATGAACTGCCCGATGCACAACCTGATCTTCGACGCACGCGGCCGTTCCTACCGTGAACTCCCGCTGCGCCTCTTCGAGTTCGGCACGGTCTACCGTTACGAGAAGTCCGGCGTGGTGCACGGCCTGACCCGCTCGCGCGGATTCACCCAGGACGACGCGCACATCTACTGCACCAAGGAGCAGATGGCGGAGGAGCTGGACCGCACGCTCACCTTCGTGCTGAACCTGCTCCGCGACTACGGCCTGAACGACTTCTACCTGGAGCTCTCCACCAAGGACCCGGAGAAGTTCGTCGGCTCCGACGAGATCTGGGAAGAGGCCACCGAGACGCTGCGCCAGGTCGCCGAGAAGCAGGGCCTCCCGCTCGTCCCGGACCCGGGCGGCGCCGCCTTCTACGGCCCTAAGATCTCCGTGCAGTGCAAGGACGCCATCGGCCGCACCTGGCAGATGTCGACCGTGCAGCTCGACTTCAACCTGCCGGAGCGCTTCGAGCTGGAGTACACCGGCCCGGAGGGCACCAAGCAGCGCCCGGTCATGATCCACCGCGCCCTGTTCGGTTCCATCGAGCGCTTCTTCGCGGTGCTCCTGGAGCACTACGCGGGCGCCTTCCCGGTCTGGCTCGCGCCCGTCCAGGCGGTCGGCATCCCGATCGGCGACGCCCACATCCCGTACCTCCAGGAGTTCGCCGCCACGGCGCGCAAGCAGGGGCTGCGGGTCGACGTGGACGCCTCCTCGGACCGGATGCAGAAGAAGATCCGCAACCAGCAGAAGGCCAAGGTCCCCTTCATGATCATCGCGGGCGACGAGGACATGGCCAACGGCGCCGTCTCCTTCCGCTACCGCGACGGTTCGCAGGAGAACGGCATCCCGGTCGACGAGGCCATCGCCAAGATCGCCAAGGCCGTCGAGGACCGCGTCCAGGTCTGA
- a CDS encoding potassium channel family protein has translation MSDRHDPPSDRHAPAAPPTRLGRWENNTEVPLAVASLVFLAGYAIHVLAGRDRAPWPDVGLGLVYGTWALFVVDYAVRLRLSGQGHRFVRTHWLDTVVLVMPLLRPLRVVKVYTAVQQRRPAPRLSLYARVMSYAGLAAVLLGLSAALTVYHVEHTAPGADIRTFGDAVWWACATLTTVGYGDAVPVTPEGRIVATGLMVCGLALLGAVTGSFSSWLLQVFRREDEERPPAG, from the coding sequence ATGAGCGACCGCCACGATCCCCCGAGCGACCGCCACGCCCCCGCCGCCCCGCCGACCAGGCTCGGACGGTGGGAGAACAACACGGAGGTGCCCCTCGCGGTCGCCTCGCTGGTCTTCCTCGCGGGGTACGCGATCCACGTGCTGGCCGGCCGGGACCGCGCCCCCTGGCCGGACGTGGGGCTGGGCCTGGTGTACGGGACGTGGGCGCTCTTCGTCGTGGACTACGCCGTCCGCCTGCGGCTCAGCGGTCAGGGCCACCGCTTCGTGCGGACGCACTGGCTGGACACCGTGGTGCTGGTGATGCCGCTGCTGCGGCCGTTGCGGGTGGTGAAGGTGTACACGGCGGTCCAGCAGCGCCGCCCCGCACCCAGGCTGAGCCTGTACGCCCGGGTGATGTCGTACGCCGGGCTCGCCGCGGTCCTGCTCGGCCTGTCCGCCGCGCTCACCGTCTACCACGTGGAGCACACCGCGCCGGGTGCCGACATCCGTACCTTCGGCGACGCGGTCTGGTGGGCGTGCGCGACCCTGACGACGGTGGGGTACGGGGACGCGGTGCCGGTCACCCCGGAGGGCAGGATCGTCGCGACGGGGCTGATGGTCTGCGGGCTGGCACTGCTGGGTGCGGTGACGGGCTCCTTCTCGTCGTGGCTGCTCCAGGTGTTCCGGCGGGAGGACGAGGAACGGCCCCCGGCGGGCTGA
- a CDS encoding HIT family protein encodes MLNGMTSEPEQQIGVGTPDAFQRLWTPHRMAYIQGENKPSGPGADDGCPFCTIPSKSDVDGLVVARGTHVYAVLNLYPYTGGHLMVVPYRHVADYTELDGPETLELADFTKKAMAALRTASGAHGFNIGMNQGAVAGAGIAAHLHQHLVPRWGGDTNFMPVVGHTKVLPQLLGDTRAMLADAWPAA; translated from the coding sequence ATGCTGAACGGCATGACGAGTGAGCCCGAGCAGCAGATCGGAGTGGGGACGCCCGACGCGTTCCAGCGCCTGTGGACCCCCCACCGGATGGCCTACATCCAGGGTGAGAACAAGCCGAGCGGTCCCGGCGCCGACGACGGCTGTCCGTTCTGTACCATCCCGTCCAAATCGGACGTGGACGGGCTCGTCGTCGCACGCGGCACACACGTCTACGCCGTGCTCAACCTCTACCCGTACACCGGCGGCCACCTCATGGTCGTGCCCTACCGGCACGTCGCCGACTACACCGAGCTGGACGGCCCGGAGACGCTCGAACTCGCCGACTTCACCAAGAAGGCCATGGCCGCGCTCCGGACGGCCTCCGGAGCGCACGGCTTCAACATCGGCATGAACCAGGGAGCCGTCGCGGGCGCCGGCATCGCCGCGCACCTGCACCAGCACCTCGTCCCGCGCTGGGGCGGCGACACCAACTTCATGCCCGTGGTGGGCCACACCAAGGTGCTCCCGCAACTCCTCGGCGACACCCGCGCGATGCTGGCCGACGCCTGGCCGGCCGCCTGA
- the pgsA gene encoding phosphatidylinositol phosphate synthase: MLNKYARAFFTRVLTPFAALLLRLGVSPDAVTLIGTAGVMAGALVFFPMGEFFWGTIVITVFVFSDLVDGNMARQAGISSRWGAFLDSTLDRVADGAIFGGFALWYAGNGDDNILCAVAIFCLASGQVVSYTKARGESIGLPVAVNGLVERAERLVISLVAAGLAGLHGFGVPGIQILLPIALWIVAAGSLVTLVQRVVTVRRESAEADAVAAAAAEAGPAGRGTEGGR, encoded by the coding sequence ATGCTGAACAAGTACGCGCGTGCGTTTTTCACGCGTGTCCTCACGCCGTTCGCCGCTCTGCTGCTCCGACTCGGGGTAAGCCCCGACGCGGTCACCCTGATCGGCACGGCCGGAGTGATGGCCGGTGCGCTCGTCTTCTTCCCCATGGGGGAGTTCTTCTGGGGCACCATCGTCATCACCGTCTTCGTGTTCTCGGACCTCGTCGACGGGAACATGGCACGGCAGGCCGGGATCTCCAGCCGCTGGGGCGCGTTCCTCGACTCGACGCTCGACCGGGTCGCCGACGGCGCCATCTTCGGCGGCTTCGCCCTCTGGTACGCGGGCAACGGCGACGACAACATCCTCTGCGCCGTGGCGATCTTCTGCCTCGCCAGCGGCCAGGTCGTCTCGTACACCAAGGCACGCGGCGAGTCGATCGGCCTGCCCGTCGCCGTCAACGGCCTGGTGGAGCGCGCCGAGCGCCTGGTGATCTCGCTGGTCGCCGCCGGCCTCGCGGGACTGCACGGCTTCGGCGTCCCCGGTATCCAGATCCTGCTGCCGATCGCGCTGTGGATCGTCGCCGCGGGCAGCCTGGTGACCCTCGTCCAGCGTGTGGTCACCGTGCGCCGGGAGTCCGCCGAGGCCGACGCGGTCGCCGCGGCAGCCGCTGAAGCGGGCCCGGCGGGTCGGGGGACCGAGGGCGGCCGGTGA
- a CDS encoding phosphatidylinositol mannoside acyltransferase gives MTKPGTDLRDRLTDGLYGLGWGAVKKLPEPFARALFRTLADQVWKRRGKSVLRLESNLARVVPDASEARLAELSRAGMRSYMRYWMESFRLPAWSPEQIKERIDVTDAHFLTEGLDAGRGVVLALPHLGNWDLAGAWVTTDLKVPFTTVAERLKPETLYDRFVAYRESLGMEVLPHSGGAAFGTLARRLRAGGLVCLVADRDLSASGVEVDFFGARARMPAGPALLALQTGALLLPVTLGFDDTPVMRARVHPPVAVPEEGTRAERTAAMTQALADAFAEGIAAHPEDWHMLQRLWLDDLDPAGGSAGRKTP, from the coding sequence GTGACCAAGCCAGGCACCGACCTCAGGGACCGGCTGACCGACGGGCTCTACGGGCTCGGCTGGGGCGCGGTGAAGAAGCTGCCCGAACCGTTCGCCCGCGCCCTCTTCCGCACCCTCGCCGACCAGGTGTGGAAGCGGCGGGGCAAGAGCGTGCTGCGGCTGGAGTCGAACCTCGCCCGCGTCGTGCCCGACGCCTCCGAGGCCCGGCTCGCCGAGCTCTCCCGGGCCGGCATGCGCTCGTACATGCGCTACTGGATGGAGTCGTTCCGGCTGCCCGCCTGGAGCCCGGAGCAGATCAAGGAACGCATCGACGTCACCGACGCCCACTTCCTCACCGAGGGCCTGGACGCCGGACGCGGAGTCGTCCTCGCCCTGCCGCACCTCGGCAACTGGGACCTGGCCGGAGCCTGGGTCACCACCGACCTCAAGGTCCCCTTCACCACGGTCGCCGAACGCCTCAAGCCCGAGACCCTCTACGACCGCTTCGTCGCCTACCGCGAGAGCCTCGGCATGGAGGTGCTGCCGCACAGCGGCGGCGCCGCTTTCGGCACTCTGGCCCGCCGGCTGCGCGCGGGCGGTCTGGTCTGCCTGGTCGCCGACCGCGACCTGTCCGCCTCCGGGGTGGAGGTCGACTTCTTCGGCGCCCGCGCCCGGATGCCCGCGGGCCCGGCGCTGCTCGCCCTGCAGACCGGGGCGCTGCTGCTCCCCGTCACCCTCGGCTTCGACGACACACCCGTCATGCGGGCGCGGGTCCACCCGCCCGTCGCGGTGCCCGAGGAGGGCACGAGAGCCGAGCGGACCGCCGCCATGACCCAGGCCCTCGCCGACGCCTTCGCGGAAGGCATCGCCGCCCACCCGGAGGACTGGCACATGCTGCAACGGCTCTGGCTCGACGACCTCGATCCCGCGGGCGGTTCGGCCGGGAGGAAGACTCCGTGA
- a CDS encoding glycosyltransferase family 4 protein, with the protein MKIGIVCPYSWDVPGGVQFHIRDLADHLIRLGHEVSVLAPADDDTPLPPFVVSAGRAVPVPYNGSVARLNFGFLSAARVRRWLHDGTFDVIHIHEPASPSLGLLACWAAQGPIVATFHTSNPRSRAMIAAYPILQPALEKISARIAVSEYARRTLVEHLGGDAVVIPNGVDVGFFADVEPKPEWQGSTLGFVGRIDEPRKGLPVLMKALPAILAARPDTRLLVAGRGDEEEAVASLPEELRSRVEFLGMVSDEDKARLLASVDVYVAPNTGGESFGIILVEALSAGAAVLASDLDAFAQVLDHGAAGDLFANEDAEALAAAAIRLLGDPERRAGLSERGSAHVRRFDWSTVGADILAVYETVADGAASVAADERATGLRARFGLVRDREAAQPRDRDASQPFGPAGD; encoded by the coding sequence GTGAAGATCGGCATCGTCTGCCCGTACTCCTGGGACGTCCCCGGTGGTGTCCAGTTCCACATCAGGGACCTCGCCGACCACCTGATCCGGCTCGGCCACGAGGTCTCCGTACTCGCCCCGGCCGACGACGACACCCCGCTGCCGCCGTTCGTCGTCTCGGCGGGCCGGGCCGTACCGGTTCCGTACAACGGCTCGGTGGCCCGTCTCAACTTCGGCTTCCTCTCGGCGGCCCGGGTGCGCCGCTGGCTGCACGACGGCACCTTCGACGTCATCCACATCCACGAGCCGGCCTCGCCCTCGCTGGGCCTGCTCGCCTGCTGGGCGGCGCAGGGGCCGATCGTCGCGACCTTCCACACCTCGAACCCGCGTTCCCGCGCGATGATCGCCGCGTACCCGATCCTCCAGCCCGCGCTGGAGAAGATCAGCGCCCGCATCGCGGTGAGCGAGTACGCCCGCCGGACCCTGGTCGAACACCTCGGCGGCGACGCCGTGGTCATCCCCAACGGCGTCGACGTCGGTTTCTTCGCCGACGTGGAGCCGAAGCCCGAGTGGCAGGGCTCCACCCTCGGCTTCGTCGGCCGCATCGACGAGCCGCGCAAGGGCCTGCCGGTCCTCATGAAGGCGCTCCCGGCGATCCTCGCCGCCCGCCCCGACACACGGCTGCTGGTGGCCGGCCGGGGCGACGAGGAGGAGGCCGTCGCCTCACTCCCCGAGGAGCTGCGCTCCCGCGTCGAGTTCCTCGGCATGGTCAGTGACGAGGACAAGGCCCGGCTGCTGGCCAGCGTCGACGTGTACGTCGCCCCGAACACCGGTGGCGAGAGCTTCGGGATCATCCTCGTGGAGGCGCTGTCGGCGGGTGCCGCGGTGCTCGCCAGCGACCTCGACGCGTTCGCCCAGGTACTGGACCACGGCGCCGCCGGCGACCTCTTCGCCAATGAGGACGCGGAGGCGCTGGCAGCCGCGGCGATCCGGCTGCTGGGCGATCCCGAGCGCCGGGCGGGGCTCAGCGAGCGGGGGAGCGCGCACGTACGGCGCTTCGACTGGTCGACCGTCGGCGCCGACATCCTCGCGGTGTACGAGACGGTGGCGGACGGCGCCGCCTCGGTGGCGGCCGACGAGCGCGCCACCGGCCTGCGGGCCCGCTTCGGGCTGGTCCGGGACCGGGAGGCGGCACAGCCCAGGGACCGCGACGCCTCCCAGCCGTTCGGGCCGGCCGGGGACTGA